A genomic segment from Flavobacterium litorale encodes:
- a CDS encoding DUF4407 domain-containing protein produces MLKRFFIICSGADKTIIYSCSDGEQNKYAGIGATVFFTALLAWVAAGYALYTVFDNAYLAVFFGFIWGLLIFNLDRFIVSTIRKRDSFRQELLQASPRIILAIIIAIVISKPLEIKIFEKEIDTVLLKEKNDMALANKKQAANYYATDLNSNKAAIDSLKAEITTKEKEVNALYTTYITEAEGTSGTKKLGKGPVYKEKREKHDAALAELATLKAKNNAKIEAKEAEAIALQTNLDKKISETQPIIDKFDGLMARIKALNKLPLLPSLFIMLLFLAIETSPIIAKLLSPKGEYDFKLEDNEMATRVNLSQNNYQRERMQNTDAEIYDDVYAEIRSDKELYNYKKKKAIELLEMQADSFSEKQKNVM; encoded by the coding sequence ATGTTAAAACGTTTTTTTATCATCTGCTCGGGTGCAGATAAAACCATTATTTACAGTTGTTCCGATGGCGAACAAAACAAATATGCAGGTATCGGTGCAACCGTTTTCTTTACGGCATTACTAGCTTGGGTAGCTGCTGGCTACGCCCTATATACCGTGTTTGACAATGCTTATTTGGCTGTTTTTTTCGGCTTTATTTGGGGATTACTCATTTTTAATCTCGATAGGTTTATTGTTTCTACCATTCGCAAGCGCGATAGTTTCAGGCAGGAACTACTACAGGCATCACCACGTATTATACTTGCTATTATTATCGCCATTGTAATATCAAAACCTTTAGAGATAAAAATCTTTGAAAAAGAAATTGATACCGTTTTACTCAAAGAAAAAAACGATATGGCACTCGCCAACAAAAAACAAGCTGCCAATTATTATGCTACCGACCTGAACAGCAACAAAGCTGCTATTGATAGCTTAAAAGCTGAAATAACTACAAAAGAGAAAGAGGTTAACGCACTTTATACTACTTACATTACCGAAGCCGAAGGCACTAGCGGTACTAAAAAATTAGGCAAAGGACCTGTGTATAAGGAGAAGCGCGAAAAACATGATGCTGCGTTAGCAGAGCTTGCTACCCTAAAAGCAAAAAACAATGCAAAAATTGAGGCGAAAGAAGCGGAAGCCATAGCATTACAAACAAATTTAGATAAAAAGATAAGCGAAACACAACCTATTATAGATAAGTTTGATGGGCTTATGGCTCGGATTAAGGCTCTGAATAAATTACCCTTATTACCCTCCTTATTTATTATGTTATTGTTTTTGGCTATAGAAACATCGCCCATTATTGCCAAGCTGCTATCGCCTAAAGGAGAATATGATTTTAAATTGGAGGACAACGAAATGGCTACTAGGGTTAATCTGTCGCAAAACAATTACCAACGCGAACGGATGCAAAATACCGATGCTGAAATTTACGACGATGTATATGCCGAAATTAGAAGTGACAAGGAGCTGTACAACTACAAAAAGAAGAAGGCTATTGAGCTACTTGAGATGCAAGCGGACAGTTTTTCTGAAAAACAGAAAAATGTTATGTAA
- a CDS encoding CusA/CzcA family heavy metal efflux RND transporter, protein MINKIIAFSINNKFIIGLLTLALIITGIWSMYTVNLGSVPDITNNQVQVITVSENLATEDIEQFVTYPVELAMGNLPNVTEIRSVSRFGLSVVTIVFDDDMGIYKPRQLVQEKLNEVRESIPEKFGSPSMGPITTGLGEIYQYTINPKEGFENKYSPTDLRTIQDWIVKRQMTLLDGVVEVNSFGGNIKQYEIAINPEKLNAIGVSISEVFDALERNNVNTGGAYIEKNKMANFIRGEGLIRSLEDIKAISIKNENGLPITIADVTEKVQFGSQVRYGAFTQDGREAVGGMVLMMKGANPNKVITNVQERMQNVEKSLPEGLEIKPFLDRSNLIERTTSTVTQNLLEGALIVIFALVFLLGSLRGGLITATTIPLSLLFAFILMKQFGVWANLMSLGAIDFGIIIDGAVIIIEGIVYEIQKRIRSGKLKFNQDVMDKVAYDAGSTMMSSAFFGQIIILIVFAPILFLTGVEGKMFRPMAFTFGFAMIGAIFLCLTYVPMMSALFMKPVKNKNNWFGKFERWLENISDKIIGSIQKVYLPLLKGALKAKTLVVGAAVALLLVSGFIFSRMGAEFVPQLDEGDLAMQALVRPGTGLTEAINVSNKIESILINNFPEVKTAVARIGVADIPTDPMPMDIADMFIILEKDMGKWTSASSKEELIDKIKDKLDSELTGVNLVFSQPVELRFNELLTGVREDVAVKLYGDDLGVLSQKAEEMAAIIQTVPGVGDVNPERTSGLPQMTVKFNRKKMAQYGLDIEKVNDYISAAFAGGNAGVIFEGEKRFDMVIRFDEEHRKSIEDLRSLYVDLPNGTQVPIKEVADISYVPGPMQISRDNTFRRTYVGINTRGRDVESVVTDVQQKLDAELELPPGYYITYGGEFENLVRAKNRLTIVVPIALFLIFVLLYFALKSFSQSIMIYIAIPLAAIGGIFALWLRDMPFSISAGVGFIVLFGVAVLNGLVLINRFNSLKEEGVTSIRERIITGTKERIRPIMLTATTDILGFMPMAFSSSAGAEVQQPLATVVIGGMLTATLLTLIVLPILYTLIEKRGENKRKNRLSALNPSTITTVVIIGCVLSFSIPASAQKSTSESKAILQDTLPTISLEKAKQMAITNYPSLKAAKLGIEGEKAMRKTAFDFGNTQIFTGKEEVGNGNSGISNTIGIQQQDINVFGIAPKLKLQKERINLAENLVNLTALEVERAVSRAWANVYTKRKTYLVYKQMDSVFQDIERAARIRYETEASSNLEYLATSNQANEVKIQKEQAFREYNKALQLLNQWFASDILYNVPDVPMASLDIPLDYTVTSLENHPLLQVSKQQINVANALSKVQKSEFLPKFQAQYGRQQINGQSGFYQYQVGIQIPLFFGPELGRTQKTKIDRRIAQENFYTEKLKVKTAYENMREDFMKWQNSWNYYRDKALPLAKEQQRGSILAFKEGAIDYVAFLQNIRDVIRIEVSAWEAFNSYLNSRYQLEYYLKNSK, encoded by the coding sequence ATGATCAATAAAATCATTGCATTCTCCATTAATAATAAATTTATTATCGGACTCCTTACATTGGCTCTTATCATAACTGGTATTTGGTCCATGTACACCGTAAATCTGGGGTCGGTGCCAGATATCACCAACAATCAGGTACAAGTAATTACAGTATCTGAAAACCTAGCTACCGAAGATATTGAACAATTCGTTACCTATCCTGTAGAATTGGCAATGGGCAACTTACCAAATGTAACCGAAATCCGTTCCGTTTCCCGTTTTGGACTCTCTGTAGTAACCATTGTTTTTGATGATGATATGGGGATTTACAAACCCCGACAATTGGTACAGGAGAAACTGAACGAGGTTAGGGAAAGCATCCCAGAAAAATTCGGGAGCCCTTCTATGGGGCCCATTACCACTGGATTAGGGGAAATATACCAATATACCATAAACCCAAAAGAGGGCTTTGAAAATAAATACTCCCCTACCGACCTACGCACCATACAGGATTGGATTGTAAAACGCCAAATGACTCTGTTGGATGGCGTTGTGGAAGTCAACTCTTTTGGAGGCAACATAAAACAATACGAAATAGCCATAAACCCAGAAAAGCTTAATGCCATAGGCGTTTCCATATCCGAGGTATTTGATGCTTTAGAAAGGAACAATGTTAATACAGGAGGTGCTTATATCGAAAAAAACAAAATGGCAAACTTCATTAGAGGCGAAGGACTAATACGGTCTTTGGAAGATATTAAAGCCATCTCTATCAAGAATGAAAATGGACTACCAATTACCATTGCCGATGTAACTGAAAAAGTCCAATTCGGGAGCCAAGTCCGTTACGGAGCTTTTACACAAGATGGTCGTGAGGCCGTTGGCGGCATGGTGTTGATGATGAAAGGAGCAAATCCTAACAAAGTCATTACCAATGTTCAAGAAAGAATGCAAAACGTTGAAAAATCTTTGCCTGAAGGATTAGAAATTAAGCCATTTTTAGATAGAAGTAATCTAATAGAAAGAACCACCAGCACTGTAACCCAAAACCTTTTAGAAGGTGCCCTTATCGTCATTTTTGCATTAGTCTTTTTATTAGGAAGTTTAAGAGGAGGATTAATAACCGCTACAACCATACCCCTATCGTTGCTATTTGCCTTTATCCTGATGAAACAATTTGGTGTGTGGGCCAACCTAATGAGCTTAGGAGCCATTGATTTTGGAATTATTATAGATGGTGCAGTAATTATTATTGAAGGTATAGTTTATGAAATTCAAAAACGGATACGTTCTGGCAAGCTCAAATTCAATCAGGATGTTATGGATAAAGTGGCTTACGATGCAGGAAGTACAATGATGAGCTCTGCCTTTTTCGGGCAAATCATTATTCTTATTGTTTTTGCTCCTATCCTTTTTTTAACAGGAGTTGAAGGAAAGATGTTCCGCCCAATGGCATTTACATTCGGGTTTGCAATGATTGGAGCTATTTTCCTGTGCCTAACCTATGTTCCTATGATGTCCGCTTTATTTATGAAACCCGTTAAGAACAAAAATAATTGGTTCGGAAAATTTGAAAGATGGCTGGAAAACATCAGCGATAAAATTATAGGAAGCATTCAAAAAGTCTATTTACCCCTTTTAAAAGGTGCGTTAAAAGCAAAAACTTTAGTTGTTGGGGCTGCGGTGGCTTTATTACTGGTTTCAGGGTTTATATTCTCAAGAATGGGAGCCGAATTTGTTCCTCAGTTGGATGAAGGCGACCTTGCCATGCAAGCCTTGGTACGACCAGGAACAGGATTAACGGAGGCGATAAACGTATCAAACAAAATAGAAAGTATCCTTATCAATAATTTCCCAGAAGTTAAAACAGCCGTAGCGAGAATAGGTGTTGCCGATATTCCTACAGACCCTATGCCAATGGATATTGCCGATATGTTTATCATCTTGGAAAAAGATATGGGCAAATGGACGTCTGCAAGTTCAAAAGAAGAACTAATCGATAAAATCAAGGATAAACTGGACAGTGAACTTACAGGCGTAAACCTTGTGTTTAGCCAACCTGTAGAATTGCGTTTCAACGAATTGCTAACAGGAGTACGAGAAGATGTTGCAGTAAAACTGTATGGTGACGATTTAGGGGTGCTTTCCCAAAAGGCAGAGGAAATGGCAGCCATTATCCAAACCGTTCCAGGTGTTGGTGATGTTAACCCAGAACGAACATCTGGACTGCCACAGATGACCGTAAAGTTTAACCGAAAAAAGATGGCACAATATGGGCTGGATATAGAAAAAGTAAACGATTACATAAGTGCCGCATTCGCTGGAGGTAACGCAGGTGTTATTTTTGAAGGGGAAAAACGATTTGATATGGTTATCCGATTTGATGAGGAACATCGTAAAAGTATCGAAGATTTACGCTCTTTGTATGTTGATTTACCCAATGGTACTCAAGTCCCCATTAAAGAAGTAGCAGATATAAGCTATGTACCAGGACCCATGCAGATATCCCGTGACAATACATTTCGTAGGACTTATGTAGGAATAAATACAAGAGGGCGTGATGTAGAATCTGTGGTAACTGATGTTCAACAGAAATTGGATGCCGAGCTGGAGCTGCCTCCAGGTTATTATATTACCTACGGAGGAGAGTTTGAAAATTTGGTACGTGCTAAAAACCGACTGACCATTGTTGTGCCAATAGCGCTATTTTTAATCTTTGTACTCTTATACTTTGCCCTAAAATCTTTTTCACAATCCATTATGATATATATCGCTATCCCATTGGCGGCCATTGGTGGCATATTTGCCCTGTGGCTACGGGATATGCCGTTTAGTATTTCGGCAGGTGTTGGTTTTATAGTGCTCTTTGGAGTTGCCGTACTGAACGGATTAGTGCTTATAAACCGATTTAATTCCTTAAAAGAAGAAGGTGTAACAAGTATACGAGAAAGAATAATAACAGGAACCAAAGAAAGAATACGACCAATTATGTTAACAGCAACTACAGATATTTTAGGTTTTATGCCTATGGCATTTTCATCATCGGCTGGTGCCGAAGTACAACAACCACTGGCAACCGTGGTTATTGGAGGTATGCTAACAGCAACTTTACTAACATTAATTGTACTTCCCATTTTATATACACTGATTGAAAAGAGAGGAGAAAACAAACGAAAAAACAGGCTTTCGGCATTAAACCCAAGTACTATAACTACCGTTGTAATAATAGGATGTGTATTGAGTTTTTCCATTCCAGCTTCTGCGCAAAAAAGTACATCGGAAAGTAAAGCGATTTTACAAGATACTTTACCAACTATAAGTTTGGAAAAAGCCAAGCAAATGGCCATTACCAATTACCCAAGTTTAAAAGCCGCAAAACTTGGAATTGAAGGAGAGAAAGCGATGCGAAAAACAGCCTTTGATTTTGGAAATACCCAAATATTTACGGGAAAAGAAGAGGTGGGTAATGGAAATAGCGGTATATCTAACACCATTGGCATACAGCAACAAGACATTAATGTGTTTGGTATTGCTCCCAAATTAAAGTTGCAAAAGGAACGTATCAATTTAGCAGAAAACCTTGTAAACCTAACCGCCTTAGAAGTGGAACGAGCGGTAAGCAGAGCTTGGGCAAATGTGTACACAAAAAGAAAAACGTATCTGGTTTACAAACAAATGGATTCCGTTTTTCAGGATATTGAAAGAGCAGCCAGAATAAGGTATGAAACCGAAGCGTCATCCAATTTGGAATATTTGGCAACATCCAACCAAGCAAACGAGGTCAAAATTCAAAAAGAACAAGCGTTTAGGGAGTACAATAAAGCTTTACAACTGTTAAATCAATGGTTTGCCAGTGATATTTTATACAATGTGCCCGATGTACCAATGGCTTCGTTGGATATCCCTCTCGATTATACAGTGACCTCGTTAGAAAACCATCCGCTACTTCAAGTATCCAAACAGCAAATAAATGTTGCCAACGCGCTTTCCAAGGTGCAAAAATCTGAGTTCTTGCCAAAATTTCAGGCACAATACGGTAGGCAACAAATCAACGGACAATCAGGATTTTATCAATATCAAGTAGGAATACAAATTCCGTTGTTTTTTGGACCAGAATTAGGAAGAACCCAAAAGACCAAAATTGATAGAAGAATAGCCCAAGAGAATTTTTATACCGAAAAATTAAAAGTAAAAACGGCATACGAAAACATGCGTGAAGATTTTATGAAGTGGCAAAACTCCTGGAACTATTATAGGGATAAAGCACTTCCGTTGGCTAAAGAACAGCAAAGAGGCTCCATATTGGCCTTTAAGGAAGGGGCAATAGACTATGTAGCTTTCTTGCAGAATATCCGAGATGTTATTCGTATCGAAGTAAGTGCCTGGGAAGCCTTCAATAGTTACTTAAACAGTCGTTACCAACTCGAATATTACCTAAAAAATTCTAAATAA
- a CDS encoding Fur family transcriptional regulator, with amino-acid sequence MVDIVKILENKRVRPTAMRLLVYKLLANRENAISLGELEKDFKTSERSTLYRTIKTFEERGLVHAIEDGTGIIKYAICENQFTTKGNNDLHLHFRCNTCQETVCLTDYKIPQINLPKGYEAENMNLIIRGICEKCNVD; translated from the coding sequence ATGGTAGACATAGTAAAAATACTTGAAAACAAAAGAGTTCGCCCTACTGCAATGCGATTATTGGTATATAAATTATTAGCAAATAGAGAAAATGCCATAAGCTTGGGCGAACTGGAAAAAGATTTTAAAACCTCTGAGCGAAGTACGCTTTATCGTACCATAAAAACATTTGAAGAAAGAGGATTGGTACACGCTATAGAAGATGGTACTGGCATTATAAAATATGCTATTTGTGAAAATCAATTTACCACTAAGGGAAATAACGATTTGCACTTACATTTTAGATGCAATACATGCCAAGAAACGGTTTGCTTGACAGATTATAAAATCCCACAAATCAATCTTCCAAAAGGTTATGAGGCAGAAAACATGAACCTTATTATAAGGGGTATTTGTGAAAAATGTAACGTGGATTAA
- a CDS encoding dipeptidase, producing MDNIKSYVQEHKERFIDELKELLKIPSVSADSAYSQDVINTAEAVKESLEKAGCDTVEICETPGYPIVYAEKTIDPNLPTVLVYGHYDVQPADPVDLWKSPPFEPVVKATEIHPEGAIFARGACDDKGQMYMHVKAMEYMVKNNVLPCNVKFMIEGEEEVGSPSLGWFVERNQKKLKNDVILISDTGMISNTQPSITTGLRGLSYVEVEVTGPNRDLHSGLYGGAVANPLNILAKMIAQLHDDNNHITIPGFYDKVEELSREERDEMAKAPFSLEDYKNALDIDDVYGEATYSTNERNSIRPTLDVNGMWGGYTGEGAKTVIASKAYAKISMRLVPDQDWEEITELFTKHFESIAPKGVKVKVTPHHGGQAYVTPIDSIGYRAAASAYNESFGIKPIPVRSGGSIPIVALFEKELKSKTVMMGFGLDSDAIHSPNEHFGIFNYLKGIETIPLFYKYFTEMSK from the coding sequence ATGGATAACATAAAAAGCTACGTACAGGAGCATAAAGAACGCTTTATTGATGAACTTAAAGAATTACTAAAAATACCATCGGTAAGTGCTGATAGCGCTTACTCGCAAGATGTAATAAATACTGCCGAAGCTGTAAAAGAAAGTCTTGAAAAAGCAGGCTGCGATACCGTGGAGATTTGCGAAACACCCGGCTACCCAATTGTATATGCCGAAAAAACTATAGACCCTAACCTACCTACTGTTTTAGTGTACGGACATTACGATGTACAACCTGCTGACCCTGTTGATTTATGGAAATCGCCACCATTTGAGCCTGTTGTAAAAGCTACCGAAATTCACCCAGAAGGTGCCATTTTTGCACGCGGAGCTTGCGATGATAAGGGGCAAATGTATATGCACGTTAAAGCTATGGAATACATGGTTAAAAACAACGTATTGCCTTGTAACGTAAAGTTTATGATTGAAGGTGAAGAAGAGGTCGGCTCGCCAAGTTTAGGTTGGTTTGTAGAGCGTAACCAAAAGAAATTAAAAAATGACGTAATATTAATCTCTGATACAGGGATGATATCCAACACCCAACCCTCTATAACCACTGGTTTAAGAGGACTTAGTTATGTAGAAGTTGAAGTTACAGGACCCAACCGCGACCTGCACTCTGGTTTATATGGTGGTGCAGTAGCCAACCCACTAAACATACTCGCTAAAATGATAGCGCAATTACACGACGATAACAACCACATTACCATACCTGGTTTTTATGATAAAGTAGAAGAGCTGTCTCGTGAAGAGCGCGACGAAATGGCTAAAGCCCCATTCTCGTTAGAAGATTATAAAAACGCTTTGGATATAGATGATGTTTATGGCGAAGCTACTTATAGTACTAATGAACGAAACTCGATACGACCTACGCTTGACGTAAACGGTATGTGGGGTGGTTATACTGGCGAAGGCGCAAAAACCGTAATTGCAAGTAAAGCCTATGCAAAAATATCCATGCGTTTGGTACCTGACCAAGATTGGGAAGAAATAACCGAGTTATTTACAAAGCATTTTGAAAGCATTGCTCCAAAAGGTGTAAAAGTAAAAGTAACACCACACCACGGCGGGCAAGCCTATGTTACGCCAATAGATAGCATTGGGTACAGGGCTGCTGCAAGTGCTTATAACGAAAGTTTTGGCATTAAACCCATACCTGTACGCTCGGGAGGTAGTATACCTATTGTAGCACTTTTTGAGAAAGAACTAAAAAGTAAAACAGTAATGATGGGCTTTGGGCTGGATAGCGATGCGATACACTCGCCCAACGAACATTTTGGCATATTTAATTACCTAAAAGGTATTGAAACCATTCCTTTATTCTACAAATATTTTACAGAAATGAGTAAATAA
- a CDS encoding DUF6660 family protein: MKIVTLILSFYILALNALPCSDTEVSVNNSQIEFVMDVDMDDSHNDVTDFCSPFCTCHCCHVHTVHFEIPDFEPLITEVSLESCIHFDNVSKEFIHSLLQPPQV, from the coding sequence GTGAAAATAGTAACACTCATATTATCATTTTATATTTTAGCACTTAATGCCTTGCCATGTAGTGATACTGAAGTATCCGTAAATAATTCTCAAATAGAATTTGTTATGGATGTAGATATGGATGATTCGCATAATGATGTTACAGATTTTTGCTCGCCGTTTTGCACCTGTCACTGCTGCCACGTGCATACTGTACATTTTGAGATTCCAGATTTTGAGCCATTAATAACTGAGGTTTCTTTGGAATCCTGTATCCATTTTGATAACGTAAGTAAAGAGTTCATCCACTCTTTATTACAACCACCGCAAGTTTAA
- a CDS encoding efflux RND transporter periplasmic adaptor subunit, whose protein sequence is MKTQIIKILMLPLMLVIFMGCQKKATQNEDQKFSDTEETHAHNEGEERGESEESSEEVKAVHLSELKFNSLGIKVGALPTKSLSGVVKANGQLEVPPQYEATVTAILGGNVSSIKVIESEKVRKGQTLAYLSHPDLSQIQTNYIKTFSRMQFLEKEYERQKRLYEEKVGSGRTFQQTEADYQSIKAEVKGYESQLRQLNINTSKIRSGTIYEYVPVISPIDGYIEKVTIQMGQYVASQTPMFTIVDNEYIHADLMVFEKDIHKVKKGQKISFTLESVPRINLTGAIYSVGKQFEQNPKAVHVHAKIDNKEEFLIPRMYINGKIRTSETQITALPEDAIIEEGGKPFIFTAQKHLEDGEVEWELKPLEVRTGITEDGWVEIKLLEPLLENTQVVFNNAYYLISEMQKSETSHSH, encoded by the coding sequence ATGAAAACGCAAATAATAAAGATTTTAATGTTGCCACTAATGCTTGTCATTTTTATGGGTTGCCAAAAAAAAGCAACGCAAAACGAAGACCAAAAGTTTTCCGATACAGAAGAAACCCATGCCCATAACGAAGGAGAGGAACGTGGAGAAAGCGAAGAAAGTTCTGAAGAAGTTAAAGCAGTACATTTATCCGAGTTGAAATTCAATAGCTTGGGAATTAAAGTAGGTGCTTTACCAACAAAATCACTTTCTGGTGTGGTAAAAGCCAACGGACAATTGGAGGTACCGCCTCAGTATGAAGCTACAGTAACCGCAATTTTGGGCGGTAACGTAAGTAGCATCAAAGTCATAGAAAGTGAAAAGGTTCGGAAAGGGCAGACTCTGGCTTACCTTTCCCATCCCGACCTTTCCCAAATCCAGACTAATTATATCAAAACCTTTAGCAGAATGCAGTTTTTGGAAAAAGAATACGAACGCCAAAAACGATTGTATGAGGAAAAAGTCGGCTCGGGGAGGACGTTTCAGCAAACAGAAGCGGATTATCAATCGATTAAAGCAGAGGTAAAAGGTTATGAATCGCAGTTACGACAATTGAACATAAATACCTCAAAAATAAGAAGCGGCACAATTTACGAATATGTTCCAGTAATAAGTCCTATCGATGGCTATATAGAAAAGGTAACTATTCAAATGGGGCAATATGTAGCATCCCAAACCCCTATGTTCACTATTGTGGACAACGAATATATACATGCCGATTTGATGGTTTTTGAAAAAGATATCCATAAAGTTAAAAAAGGACAAAAAATTTCTTTTACATTAGAATCGGTACCAAGGATTAATCTTACTGGAGCAATCTATTCTGTAGGAAAACAATTTGAACAGAATCCAAAAGCGGTACACGTTCACGCCAAAATAGATAATAAAGAAGAGTTCCTGATTCCAAGAATGTACATCAATGGAAAAATCAGGACAAGTGAAACACAAATAACTGCATTGCCAGAAGATGCCATTATAGAAGAAGGTGGAAAACCTTTCATTTTTACCGCCCAAAAACACTTGGAAGATGGAGAAGTTGAATGGGAGTTAAAGCCGCTTGAAGTCCGCACGGGCATTACGGAAGATGGTTGGGTAGAAATAAAGCTACTGGAGCCACTTCTGGAAAACACACAGGTAGTATTTAACAATGCATACTACCTAATATCGGAAATGCAAAAAAGTGAAACGTCACATAGTCATTAA
- a CDS encoding heavy-metal-associated domain-containing protein, with the protein MKKVILSIAVITAFGFTSCKNETKTETETTTTEVAKEMAITELSFGVRGNCGMCKNTIEKSVNSVKGVTKANWDVEKKKIDVAFDETKTNAMAIHKAIAASGYDTEKVAGNEEAYKDLPGCCQYDHDMEMNQ; encoded by the coding sequence ATGAAAAAAGTAATTTTAAGTATCGCTGTAATAACAGCGTTTGGTTTTACAAGCTGTAAAAACGAAACCAAAACGGAAACAGAAACAACAACAACTGAAGTGGCTAAGGAAATGGCCATAACAGAGCTATCATTTGGAGTAAGAGGCAATTGTGGAATGTGTAAAAATACCATTGAGAAATCAGTAAATAGTGTAAAAGGTGTAACAAAAGCCAACTGGGATGTCGAAAAAAAGAAAATTGATGTTGCTTTTGATGAAACTAAAACAAACGCAATGGCAATTCATAAGGCAATAGCGGCATCAGGTTATGATACCGAAAAGGTAGCGGGTAATGAAGAAGCCTATAAAGATTTACCTGGTTGTTGTCAATACGACCATGATATGGAAATGAATCAGTAG
- a CDS encoding energy transducer TonB — protein MLSVTVIAQEKTKDTVIIEQQRSYNVSELTEKPEYIDGGMEGFYSYIYKHFKIPRISKVMTARIYLSFVIEKDGSMSEIKLLRDPGYGLGREAIRVLKKVNRNKKWIPGKLNGKTIRARYNLPITVNVDDKK, from the coding sequence ATGCTGTCTGTAACAGTAATTGCCCAAGAAAAAACCAAGGACACAGTTATTATAGAGCAGCAAAGAAGCTATAATGTTTCTGAACTTACAGAAAAGCCCGAATATATTGATGGAGGTATGGAAGGTTTCTATTCCTATATCTACAAACATTTTAAAATACCGAGGATTAGTAAAGTTATGACTGCCAGAATATACCTATCTTTTGTAATTGAAAAAGATGGTTCTATGTCTGAAATTAAACTATTAAGAGACCCTGGGTATGGTTTAGGTCGTGAGGCAATTAGAGTGCTTAAAAAAGTGAATCGAAATAAAAAGTGGATTCCTGGTAAATTAAATGGCAAAACAATCCGTGCTAGATATAATCTACCGATAACCGTAAATGTAGATGATAAAAAATAA